The region AGATTGCTGTGTATGGCTGAAATGGAAAGAAGAAactgaaatataaataaaaaaattcaagTAAGTAGAAATATATGAAAATGGTAGAGACTACTAACGGGATTTAGCAGAGCCTTGGATGGATAAGTATCCAAAAGAAGTGTATTTGATTCATCATAGTCTCCAATATCCCATGGAAGATTTGGATCTTTCTTTTCCCATAATTTTCTAAGTTGCTTTAAAACTAAGGGTCTGTTCATGTTCTCAACAGTACGAAAACCTGTGTCTGTACAATCAGATAGatcctgcaaaaaaaaaaaaaaaaaaaaagaaattagtgCATAATAATAATGGAATAAACAACATAATACAGGTGAAGAATAAATGGGGCTTACCCAAGAGAAAAGCAATTTGTGTTGAGTGTCTCTCATAAGAAAGTCAAGAACCCGTTCTGTATGAAATCTGTATCAAATTTGTAAACATGTATCAGCataaaaaatcatatgaaaaaaatACAGTAATAAAGAACAGAAGAATAGGGTATGTTTGGTTCCATGGAATCGAATGATAAAGGAATGGAATGGGTCATTACATTCCATTGGAcaaaaccaacatatatatatatatatatatatatatatatatatatatatatatatatatatatatatatatatatatatattttcattccAAAGGAATGAAGTAATGAACTATTCCATTCCTTCACTGATTCCCTCCTACCTATCGCTACATTACAGTACCTTGATGTTGATGCCCACATACCTACTTTGAATCTATCAAAGCAAAATTGCAAAAACTCATCACAATAAGGTCTTTTAAACACTGCAAAACCAAACACCAATCAGATCCAACAATTTCTTGAAGAAGTATCAACCCCCAATTATCAcgcatatatattttttttctttccataCCTGCCCTTGACCCTGGTAGTATCGTGTCTGCTTTATATTGCAGTATTGTGTCTGCTTTATATCTTTCACGTGGGAGTGACACAACATCAGCAAGCAACCCACTCACATCAATAACTAAAAGTTTCTTTCTAAAACAAGATTTAGAAGCATCAGCTTCTTGTTGTGGACAGGTGGCACTGTCACCAATAACCTTAAGGTAAAATTTCCATGATTCATTGTTGTAAGAAATAGGTTGTTGGCCAAATGGGTTTTGCTGTATAAACTTTTGGACATTATCAGATGCTGCCAACTTTTCAAGATAATTTCGAAGGTCGCCTTTAGGTCCTGTAATGGAAAATCAAGAATATGACAGCTGGCACATTCAAATTATTTATGGCTCAATCTTAATGAATATAAACAGAAATAAATGAGACACAAACACAATGACTCACCTAAGCCATTATCTTGGGTATTTCGATAACTGTAAGTATAGGGAAAGATTGCAGTATTCGGCTGAAAATAAGAATTGTGAATTGTGAAGCCAATTAGTACCTTTAATTGGtgataaaaagaaaagaaattgaaagaaaaagaagagCTTACAGGGTTGCGAAGTGCTTTATATGGAGAATCATCCAAAAGAAAAGTGTTTGATTCATCATAGACTCCTTTTTCCCAGGGAAGATTAGGATCTTGTTTTTCCCATAACTTTTTAAGTTCTTTTAAAACTAATGGTTTATCACTGTTCTCAATAGTATTGAAACCGGTCTCAGTACAGTGAGATTGATCCTGTGTCAAAaaccaatctttatcatattaaTACTGATAtggggctaaatgcaagaaatagcaatgtactttcattaatTTGCACATTTTAGATGGCATAGCTTCaagttttcaaagtacaatgctgtaataagaaatgaaagtaggatgctatcaTAAACAAATCAACAGATGTTTGTAGCTATTTCTTGCATATAACCCTATAAAATATAACTTGGTGCTTAGAGATGAATCACATGATACATCTACAATGCCAAAGAAGTACAGAAGATATGACTTACCCAACAGAAAAGCAATTGATGCTGAGtgtctttgatgagaaagtcaaggaccCGTTCTATGTTTCTTCTGGAGGAGGTTCATAAacattgataagaaaaaaaaaaacagagtAAGAAATAAATTTGATGAAATACATTCCATACAAGTGACAAAAATGTTCAACTTGATGGAATGAGGGAACCAATGGAAGACAGAATTAAGTAGTTATAAGCTGAAAAATTAGAGTACCTTGTTCTTGATGTCCAGACACCTACATTGAATCTCTCAAagcaaaaatttaaaaattcgtcACAATATGGTCTCTTATAAACTACAACAGCAAAGAAAAATTAAGTTAGAAATTAGTTGAGTAGCATAGACATAGAGGAATAAATTTTAAATCTTTACTCTTAAAACCAAATCCCTACCTGATTTTGACCCTATTATAGTGTCGGCTCTATAGGCTTCATCTGGATCTGCTACaatatcaacaatcaacccattcACATCAAGGACAAGAAGCTTTTTTCTAGGATGTGAATGACAATTATCTTCATTCCTAGCTTCACTAGAATTTTCTTTAACTGCATCCATTTTAGTTATTGAATTAACCACATCCATCTTCAGTTCTGTGTTTTTATCACTGGGATGACTCCTATCTTCAGTGGTAGATGATTCTGATCCTTCCATCACAATCTTATCCTTGTTCTTTTCGCTTTCTTGCTCAAGGGCAAAACAGTCAATCTGGGAGCCCTCGGTTAAACtttctttcccattattgaatgTGTCATCCTGTTTGACTACCATTTCTATATTTGGCATGTCTGCTGGAGAAACAGTTGCAGTTGCTTCATCTATGCAAGCCATACTAATATCTGTGCTCCCATTTGGGGGGAGCAGATTAGGCTCTTTGTTAGATTCAGAATGGTTCACTCGGTGTGGATGTGATACCCTCCTCCTTTTAACAGGTGGGCCATAAACCTCCATGCTTCTTTCCATCTGCAAATGCATTAGGAGCATCAAAATGTTCAAAACGACACTGAAAATTGAAAGAAGTTGTATATCATAGGTGCACATTGTCTACCAAATTAGTGTTAACATCTATCTAAGAGAACTCCTATTCATGATATTAAACTAAAATCAACTCTAAGCTTTTATGGTTCACATTTGTTTTCTGCATCTTACCCTAAATGTCCTTCTAATTCATGGATGCCACTCTTCCAACTACACAATTAAAGTGCCTTCGGATGAGTTTAAAAAAAAGCAGAAGAAAAGCGATGAAAGCAGGAATTCTATCCAACTACATTACGTAATTACTAATCACCAAACTAAACTTCATGAGTTCAACAACAGGTATCAATTTCCAAATTACCACATCACCAAATACCAATTCGGAAAAGTCGCATAACAGGAATTCAAAAGTACCATTTCTCAAATTACTCTGTAATTGTGTataagagagggagagagaatgAATTATCTGGTGAAATTCAAGTAGGCTTTGATTTAAAGCTATAAGTTAGAGATTTACGCACTTACGATAACTATTACGGAAATAAAGACGTCTCAGAAGGAGAAAATGGTGGAGAAAAGAGAATAGCCGCCGCCGTTGACCTCCGTGGGGATTAGAAAATCTACGGCAGAGAGAGGTTGAGAAGATTTTGAAGCGATGCCCAAGTATCGAGGGATTCAAACTGTCACACACAGACAACACACACAAACGCATCAGAGATTCAGAGTCGTTCTTGCTCAGATTCCATCACAGCGTTGCTTCCCCTAAAACACAACTGATATCTCTTTTAGTTCAGTTGTTTCAATTATAAACCGTAGATATTACTCGCCCAAACAATTTTCTTGCCACCATACTTTATTTAtcaattaaaaataacatttttaagtATTTTGCAAGATTCTCATAAATTTGTGTATAATTTGATTCATTTCAAATGTTAATAGATAAGTTGACAcagttaatttaaaaagaaaaagttaaatataaaaatcaaaatatttgataactttgaatttataagaaaataagaaaaataataaattattataataaaaatattttttattttttaagatttaaataaataaacaaaagaaattaatgaactttaattttgagaatttttaaattaaaaagtaaGTTGACAaatgaaattgatatcaatttattactatatttattgcaattattatattaaaatattatgtgaaatttaataaaatagaaaaactcataaaatgaaatgtgaaaaaaaaattaatttgaaataaccattaaatgacatttgacaaattaaatgagagtgtgacaagtgtcaaaaaaatatttatttattaaagtactagtttataacccgtaggaaccacggttataaaattaattaaactttaatagttaaaatttaaaattattaataacttattttaaataaattattaattaagatgttttttagttatataaaattataatcattgatttaaataaatatataaaattatatcactttataatttgtattaattttattttaatttttattctaatgttgttaatttaatgtaattagaatgagaaatttaaaatttgaaatggagaatcaatatgTTGACAATTAGTATGTATTAATTATAAGACATAATAAGGTGAAACAtggcaaaagaaaaataaaatttgcaTTAATTATGAGGCTTAATATGGTGACACTtgtcaaaaggagattaaaaactactcttttattagaataggaatatatttatatttattcttATTTTGTCATGTGTTATTTTATTAGACATTCTAGTTAATGTCTTGTCATTTGTTAACCtattgattcttcattttaaattgtaaaaattcaaaatttccattctaattatattaaattaataacatttgaataaaagttaaaataaaattaatatagatTATAAGGTAagataatttcacatatttatttaaatcaacgattataattttatataactaaaaatatattttattaataacttatttaaaataattgattaatagttttgaatttttactataaaattttaattaattttgtaaccatggttccacgggttataaactagtgttaCATTAAAGGTCATCGTCATCTATAAATGTCTTATTAATTATTAGTCTACATATATTAAAAGTAATGATGATGCTAAACAGATCAATGATGAAAAATATGCATGACACACGGATACATTCTAACACATGTTTGCTAAACAAACCAATGATGAAAAATATGTGTAGGCCCAcacatacattcacacatatacaTATGTTTGCTAAACAAAACTATGGTTAAAGAAATATATAAGTCGACATATATATTAAACACATGCTTGCTAAACAAACCAATGGTTAAAGAAATATATAAGCCCACATCTCCCTATCTAATAAACAAAACTACTCTTCCACGTGTCCCTTCAAAACCACCCAATTCTACCAAAGTTAAATACCAATTTTTCCCTTCTTTTGTTTCACCTTCTATTCAATAATCACGCCCTGTTTTGTTTCACCTTCTATTCAAGAAATCAATTCATTATATTCAAAGaatacaattatacatgtttaagTTACATACCCGATTAATAGCAGTTTATTATGGTATCCGATTTCTTATACATGGTATGATATCAATTgtaattaatttgattttattactCATTTAAATCATATTTTGTTCTATATAAACTTCATACGTATTGAATAATCGTTCCTTTACGAAATACGACCCTCCGCAGGAAAGAAGAGCAACCACTTGTACGCCTGAAGATACTCCGACTTTTACATAATCTGTTTGGTACACTCATCGTTGTtaaatgtttttgtttttaatcCTGGCTTAGTATAAAGATTGGTAATACAATATAATAGTTGTATGTAACTGTAAGAATTAGCTTTGTAATTTGCAAATTGCAGAGCATATTTATACATCAGTCTCTTAGGGCTACAGGTCGTTGGCTATCCTTTTGGTTCCTTCCGAAAAGCATTGAATAAATCAGTTAAACGGGTAACTACTAACTATGTTGTCGTTTTCAATAGTACAGAAGGGTCTTACTTGCCAAGTGTAATTATACAGTGGTTTCTTTTGAAATATAATTCATATATTTCAGTTTTTTATTTTCTGTACAGGGACATAATCTTAATTTTCGTTCCCATTAAGTGTTGAATGAACTAtctgaagtgtgtgtgtgtgtgtgtgtgtatatatatatatatatatatatatatatatatatatatatatatatgactattgtACCCTTATTCCAGAATTAATTTTGAATAACAAATGATGGTTGAATAACTGAttctgtttcttttttttttttcattcctaATGTGAAACATTTCTCCCCAATACCCTTTTTCACAAGCTCCTTCATAAGTCACTTGAGTATAAACAAACTGCTTCATGAACATGAGGGATTCTTAATTTTATATGTTAGCTTAAACATTTCTGACTAATTTCAGATTCCAACAAAGACAATAAATAATTAATGAGAAATACCCAATTCATTTACTTATCAAGATCTTCGATATTTTATATTGTTTTCCTTGGAATATTTTGATTCATACATTTTTTTTAGATGAATAAAATCGAGATATGTCCTTACTAACATCTTATTTGAAACCTAAATTTCATTAATTTTATTTGTTTGAATATGCTTTATTTTAATAGTCTAGGGAAACAATGGTAATTTTCTGTACAGGGATATAGAGTTTGTGtttgtatgtgtgtttgtgttttattttatttgtttgaaTATACTTTATTGCATTAATTCAATTTGTGATTGTTCTTATTATTACTAATCCAGGGACATAatggtaatttttttttatcaataagAATGACCATTAATCCCTTTTCTCTTATTTTACCCATTCATCATTCCAACGAGATAACTTTATATTTCAgtttgtggttgttgttgttataTTATTAGTACTCCAGAGACATAATGGTAGTTTTATGTGTCTTTATATTTTCTATGTGTGATTTTCTTCCATTATTCTTCTTATTATTGTATGTGTCTTTCTGTTATAGTTACAATGGTAGATAGAAACATCACTTTGATTAAAGACTTGGAAAATATGAAGGATGATTACACACTGAAAATGTCTATCATCTGGCTATGGAGATCAATTTCAGATGTTAACCCTACTATAGTGAAATAAATTGAGATGATATTGATGGATGAGATGGTAAAATCTACTATTCCAATAACATTATTCAAAATCATTGTTAACCAATTTCTATTTATTAAAATACAACTGTTTAACATTATATAATATTCTTAACCTATGTCAATAGTGTGCTAAAATCCGAGCAAGTGTCTATCCAAGAGATTTTCAAAGGTTTGAATCGAAACTGAAAGAAGATCAAGTTGTTTACATCCGATCCCCCACTATCACTCCTAATAGATACAATTTTAAAATAAGCGATGTAAAGGACAAGTTAAATTTGCATGGAAGAACAACTGTGAATAAGTGTTAACACTTTCAATCTAAAATAACATACAATTTTTCTTATGTTTCGTTTGAAACAATTATCTATGCAACAACTACATCTAATGACTCAATTGGTAATTTTCCCCCTTCTTGattgtatattatatttaattctttAAGTTTACATCATTTTGATATATTGTATTATCTTCTTCTAGATGTTATTGGTGAAGTTTTTTTCATTAGGAAAGCTTCATTCCCGTGATGTCAACAAATACAGACATAGACTACCTTTACAGATCCGAAACTTAGAGTAACCATAACTTTTCTTATATTATATTCATTACTTTACACTTTGCATGTGTTATTTTTGTATTATATTTTCATTCAACCATTATTATTTTTGCAGAGGTTTGCAGGTTAACGTGACATTGTTTGGAGATATTGCATACCAATTGATTTCTTATATTGAAGCTCATAAACAAGTTGGTCGTGTGATTGTTCTATTGCAGTTTGCAAAAATTAATGTTTATAATGGTACATTTTTTTATACAAACCAACCttatttttatgcttttatattaatCATTCTTTTGAGTCTTTTATTTTGTTTCGTTAGGAGTGTAAACTAACAAGTGAAAGACATATAACGGCTAGAGTTTCGTAttattatcaaagagaagtacaaatacaatgaaagggaaaagaaataatatatagacaagctaattagggtttcctagagAAAAGGCCTAATCATAAAACCCAGTACAAAATAAAGCCCAAAATCTTATTAGGCTAACACCCCCCCCCCTCAAACTCACAATGCAACAACAATAAGCATTGAGAGTTTGTCAGACAAAAAATGGAATCGAGGAGCAGTCAACGGCTTCATAAGAATATCAACAATCTGCAAAGAGGAAGGAACATAAGGAAGGGATATAGTGCCCTTCTAGAGATGATGACGTGTGAAATGAAAGTCAATCTCAATGTGCTTTATACGCTCATGAAACACTAAATTCTTGGCCATCATTATCCCACTCTCGTTATCA is a window of Lactuca sativa cultivar Salinas chromosome 1, Lsat_Salinas_v11, whole genome shotgun sequence DNA encoding:
- the LOC111910503 gene encoding uncharacterized protein LOC111910503; translated protein: MERSMEVYGPPVKRRRVSHPHRVNHSESNKEPNLLPPNGSTDISMACIDEATATVSPADMPNIEMVVKQDDTFNNGKESLTEGSQIDCFALEQESEKNKDKIVMEGSESSTTEDRSHPSDKNTELKMDVVNSITKMDAVKENSSEARNEDNCHSHPRKKLLVLDVNGLIVDIVADPDEAYRADTIIGSKSVYKRPYCDEFLNFCFERFNVGVWTSRTRRNIERVLDFLIKDTQHQLLFCWDQSHCTETGFNTIENSDKPLVLKELKKLWEKQDPNLPWEKGVYDESNTFLLDDSPYKALRNPPNTAIFPYTYSYRNTQDNGLGPKGDLRNYLEKLAASDNVQKFIQQNPFGQQPISYNNESWKFYLKVIGDSATCPQQEADASKSCFRKKLLVIDVSGLLADVVSLPRERYKADTILQYKADTILPGSRAVFKRPYCDEFLQFCFDRFKVGMWASTSRFHTERVLDFLMRDTQHKLLFSWDLSDCTDTGFRTVENMNRPLVLKQLRKLWEKKDPNLPWDIGDYDESNTLLLDTYPSKALLNPPYTAIFPYAYCYWKTEDTSLGSDGDLRIYLEKLAASENVQKFVEQNPFGHRPITSKNLSWGFYQKVIRVFTSKSETDNITSSTLPIKSESEVNTVTDSALPTKSEQEADTVMVSALPIKLEPEADTMTDSILPIKLEQEANTVTDSALPPQADTITDTVLPTKLEPETETITDSALPTKLEPKAGAITDSILPIKLEKEANTITDSALPNKLEQESGAITDSILPIKLEQEANTVTGSALSTKLKPEAGGITDSALPTKSERESNTSPASLAENIKEPETETNPDSAAETLKGLSHSH